A section of the Jatrophihabitans sp. genome encodes:
- a CDS encoding carbamoyltransferase C-terminal domain-containing protein — protein sequence MRILGINALYHDPAAALIVDGRIVAAAEEERFSRRKHGKRPVPFSAWELPELSAAWCLEQAGLTPGDLDAVTYSFDPALHLPAHQLGVFDPWDELRQRYALAAPDFLASALPGLDPSQVRFVAHHVAHAASAGLAAPFDQDCAVLVLDGRGERHSSLAGLYSQGELQTLHSQQLPHSLGLLYEDATEHLGFLRSSDEFKVMALASYGTPRYLEDLRSLVHARPDGGFHTSGVDWNSLAKKRRPDEPWSAEHADLAASLQAVVEEVLLELARWLRMRTGSAKLALAGGVALNCVANTRLWRESGFEQVWVQPAAGDAGTALGAALAGAQQLGEPAAAMTGADLGRQWSDAEIESALRTAKLPYDRPADIAEAAAETLAADGIVAWFQGRSEYGPRALGHRSLMAHPGRAGNLERLNDVKGREQFRPVAPMVLASRAAELFHGGPIPSPYMLFVHQVAENWRERIPAVVHVDGTARIQTVDPADEPLVARLLERFAHLTGLPVVVNTSLNTAGRPMVDSPRDALECFGSTPVDLLAIGPFAVRRAQLGSPQSGSPQ from the coding sequence ATGCGAATCCTGGGCATCAATGCTCTGTACCACGATCCCGCGGCAGCGCTGATCGTGGACGGCCGGATAGTCGCGGCCGCCGAGGAAGAACGGTTCAGCAGGCGCAAGCACGGAAAGCGCCCGGTGCCGTTCTCGGCGTGGGAACTGCCGGAGCTGTCAGCAGCGTGGTGTCTGGAACAAGCCGGTCTGACCCCCGGTGACCTGGACGCAGTGACCTACTCCTTCGATCCGGCGTTGCATCTGCCTGCGCACCAGCTAGGGGTGTTCGATCCGTGGGACGAGCTTCGGCAGCGCTACGCGCTCGCCGCTCCTGACTTCCTGGCCAGCGCGTTACCGGGGCTGGACCCCTCGCAGGTGCGTTTCGTCGCCCACCATGTCGCGCATGCGGCCTCGGCCGGATTGGCGGCGCCGTTCGACCAGGACTGCGCCGTGCTGGTGCTCGACGGCCGAGGCGAGCGGCACAGCTCGTTAGCAGGCCTGTATTCACAAGGGGAATTGCAGACACTGCACAGCCAGCAGCTGCCGCACTCCTTGGGGCTGCTGTACGAGGACGCGACGGAGCATCTCGGTTTTCTGCGGAGTTCGGACGAGTTCAAGGTGATGGCACTGGCTTCTTACGGCACGCCGCGCTACCTGGAGGATCTGCGTTCGCTGGTGCACGCCCGTCCCGACGGCGGGTTTCACACCAGCGGCGTCGACTGGAATTCCCTTGCCAAGAAACGCCGGCCGGACGAGCCCTGGAGCGCTGAGCACGCCGACCTGGCGGCCAGCCTGCAGGCGGTCGTCGAAGAGGTGCTGCTGGAGCTCGCTCGCTGGCTGCGGATGCGAACCGGCAGCGCCAAGCTCGCGCTGGCCGGCGGCGTCGCGTTGAACTGCGTCGCCAACACCAGGTTGTGGCGTGAGAGCGGGTTCGAGCAGGTGTGGGTGCAACCAGCCGCCGGTGACGCCGGCACCGCGCTGGGCGCCGCGCTGGCCGGCGCGCAGCAGCTGGGTGAGCCGGCCGCCGCGATGACCGGAGCGGATCTGGGCCGGCAGTGGAGCGACGCTGAGATCGAATCGGCGCTGCGAACGGCGAAGTTGCCCTATGACCGGCCTGCCGACATCGCCGAGGCGGCGGCTGAGACGCTGGCCGCCGACGGCATCGTGGCATGGTTTCAGGGGCGCAGCGAGTACGGCCCGCGGGCGCTCGGGCACCGGTCGCTGATGGCGCATCCGGGCCGCGCGGGCAACCTGGAACGGCTCAACGACGTCAAGGGACGCGAGCAGTTCCGCCCGGTGGCGCCGATGGTGCTGGCCTCCCGGGCTGCGGAGCTGTTCCACGGCGGACCGATCCCGTCGCCGTACATGCTGTTCGTCCATCAGGTCGCCGAGAACTGGCGCGAGCGGATCCCGGCTGTGGTGCACGTCGACGGAACGGCCCGCATCCAGACCGTCGACCCGGCCGACGAGCCCCTGGTCGCCCGGTTGCTGGAACGCTTCGCGCACCTCACCGGCCTGCCGGTCGTGGTCAACACCAGCCTCAACACCGCCGGCCGGCCGATGGTCGACTCGCCCCGCGACGCCCTCGAGTGCTTCGGTTCCACCCCGGTGGACCTGCTGGCGATCGGCCCGTTCGCGGTGCGCAGGGCTCAGTTGGGATCACCGCAGTCGGGATCACCGCAGTGA
- a CDS encoding NAD-dependent epimerase/dehydratase family protein produces MTGGAGFLGSHLCQELIGSGAEVTCLDNFLTGLPDNLAHLRSSDRFRLIKCDVTDYLHVPGPVDLVLHFASPASPADYLRLPIETMKVGSVGTLHALGLAKDKGARFVLASTSETYGDPQVHPQPEDYWGHVNPVGPRGVYDEAKRFAEALTVAYRTTHGVDTAIVRIFNTYGPRMRADDGRAIPTFIQQALAGQPLTVAGDGSQTRSVCFVDDTVRGVLAVAASDLAGPVNVGSPDEMTILRIAEQIVAVTGSASAIRFVELPVDDPLVRRPDTTLIERELGWRPRVSWDEGIRRTIAAIVDQRRTAGFG; encoded by the coding sequence GTGACCGGCGGCGCCGGTTTTCTGGGCTCGCACCTGTGTCAGGAGCTGATCGGGTCCGGCGCGGAAGTCACGTGTCTGGACAACTTCCTGACCGGCTTGCCGGACAACCTGGCCCACCTGCGTTCCAGCGACCGCTTTCGGCTGATCAAGTGCGACGTCACCGACTACCTGCACGTGCCCGGTCCGGTCGACCTGGTGCTGCACTTCGCCTCACCGGCCTCGCCCGCGGACTACCTCCGGTTGCCGATCGAGACGATGAAGGTCGGCAGCGTCGGCACCTTGCACGCCCTGGGGTTGGCCAAGGACAAGGGCGCCCGGTTTGTGCTGGCCTCCACGTCAGAGACCTACGGCGACCCGCAGGTGCACCCACAGCCGGAGGATTACTGGGGTCACGTCAATCCGGTGGGCCCGCGCGGCGTCTATGACGAGGCCAAGCGGTTCGCCGAGGCGCTGACGGTGGCGTACCGCACCACCCATGGCGTCGACACCGCGATCGTGCGAATCTTCAACACCTACGGGCCCCGGATGCGCGCTGACGACGGCCGGGCGATCCCGACTTTCATCCAGCAGGCGCTGGCCGGCCAGCCGTTGACTGTGGCCGGCGATGGCAGCCAGACCAGGTCGGTCTGTTTTGTCGATGACACCGTGCGCGGCGTCCTGGCGGTCGCCGCCAGCGACCTCGCCGGGCCGGTCAATGTCGGCAGCCCCGATGAGATGACCATCCTGCGGATCGCCGAACAGATCGTCGCGGTAACGGGTTCGGCCTCGGCCATCCGGTTCGTCGAGTTACCGGTCGACGACCCGCTGGTGCGCCGGCCGGACACCACGTTGATCGAGCGAGAGCTGGGCTGGCGCCCGCGGGTCAGCTGGGACGAGGGCATCCGGCGCACCATCGCGGCCATCGTCGACCAGCGCAGGACCGCTGGTTTCGGGTGA
- a CDS encoding EAL domain-containing protein has translation MRSGSLRQPVGKARWLPWLPWLAGLAMALAVLALSVFAARLLRHPSLASSAWWPAAGLSLAVLARSPRRWWPHLLVGVALSSALGRLLVGTSMLASAWYAVASVLECAVAARFLASGVAHRSRPLSSVADGIRLIVGAVLGVSAAALAVALRYVSAGLPWAAGTGGYVLSHGLGLILLTPLLLAPSRRTVWAEFGHGRRNAEWIVQLALVTGAACWIFTPAHTIGQAFLVLPPLVWGAARLGALRAMISALVAAVLATIGTLSGHGTLSSISDVQQRQWVLQALLAVICLATLILVLSGQVRDGALAAAAEREDALAEAQRLATLGSWTWDLSSSEMAWSTEMYRIFGVVPGVFQPSLQNWMSLVQPADRPGLTAAVGTALAEHKPYELEFAIEPPGQPVRVVHGRGRVQVDENGTPVRMSGTAHDITEARRSAHELATARDLYRGVLAAASGMSIIGTDPLGQITVFNTGAQKMLGYTEEQMLGNSPIVLHDPAEVAQRAAELGVEADFRLFTRDAGAEHPESRQWTYLTSSGRRLQVQLTVTAMTAPDGSLSGYIGVASDVTSQRQAELALRESEQRFRLAFDAASVGMCMVSLDPATAGQLLRANQAMCDFTGFPEARLLTLDVVSLSVPQDAAATSAALQAMVGGGVTQLQRETLYRHADGSDVWGLLSTSTVTPADGSAPYAISLVEDITARKRAEAALTYQALHDGLTGLANRSLLLDRLEHALAAQGRSSREVGVAYLDLDGFKQVNDGAGHAAGDELLIQVADRLRSSVRPGDTVGRLGGDEFAILCTDLGDGKDLSAVADRVLKALREPFLLPSGTFTISASIGLALANAQATGEQLLATADTAMYTAKRAGRDRITVTDPQQQARVVRSNRLRPQLETALSADELVMYGQPVLDLRSGEVVAVETLLRWNHPRRGLLGPGEFLDVAEASALMIPIGRRALRESCRMAASWADQLGVRAPDVHVNISGRQLETGDFTQDVLAALRDYDVPADRLVLELTETHMPLIADSLREDLSGLRELGIRIAIDDLGTGYSSLTRITELPVDMLKIDLRFIAGLGTDSSCTAVVAAILEIGKTLGLAVVAEGVETAAQARLLTQYGCQTVQGYLYSRPRPEADLSFHLASVAASHPPRAGLALRALA, from the coding sequence GTGCGATCAGGTTCGCTCCGGCAACCGGTCGGCAAGGCACGGTGGCTGCCGTGGCTGCCGTGGCTGGCCGGACTGGCGATGGCCCTGGCCGTCCTTGCCCTGAGCGTGTTCGCCGCACGGCTGTTGCGCCACCCGTCGCTGGCCTCCAGCGCCTGGTGGCCGGCGGCCGGTTTGTCGCTGGCGGTGCTGGCCCGCTCACCCCGGCGCTGGTGGCCGCATCTGCTCGTGGGCGTGGCTCTCAGCAGCGCGCTCGGCAGGCTCCTGGTAGGCACCTCGATGCTGGCCAGCGCGTGGTACGCGGTGGCCAGCGTGCTCGAGTGCGCGGTCGCCGCCCGGTTCCTGGCCAGCGGCGTGGCACACCGATCCAGGCCGCTGTCCAGCGTCGCCGACGGGATCAGGTTGATCGTGGGCGCCGTGCTCGGGGTCAGCGCCGCGGCGTTGGCAGTCGCCCTGCGTTACGTGTCGGCCGGCCTGCCGTGGGCGGCCGGAACCGGCGGCTACGTGCTGAGCCACGGGCTGGGGCTGATCCTGCTCACCCCGTTGCTGCTGGCGCCTAGCCGCCGGACGGTCTGGGCCGAGTTCGGGCACGGCCGGCGCAATGCGGAATGGATCGTGCAGCTCGCCCTGGTCACCGGCGCCGCGTGCTGGATCTTCACCCCCGCGCACACCATCGGCCAGGCGTTCCTGGTGCTGCCGCCGCTGGTGTGGGGCGCGGCCCGGTTGGGCGCGTTGCGGGCGATGATCTCGGCGCTGGTGGCCGCGGTGCTGGCCACCATCGGCACCCTGAGCGGCCACGGCACGCTGAGCTCGATCAGCGACGTGCAGCAACGGCAGTGGGTGTTGCAGGCCCTGCTGGCGGTGATCTGCCTGGCGACGCTGATCCTGGTCCTGAGCGGCCAGGTCCGCGATGGCGCGCTGGCTGCCGCGGCCGAGCGCGAGGACGCGCTGGCCGAAGCGCAGCGGCTGGCGACGCTGGGCTCCTGGACGTGGGACCTGAGCTCGTCAGAGATGGCCTGGTCAACCGAGATGTACCGGATCTTCGGGGTTGTGCCAGGAGTGTTCCAGCCCAGTCTGCAGAACTGGATGTCGCTGGTGCAGCCCGCGGACCGGCCCGGCTTGACGGCCGCGGTGGGGACGGCCCTGGCCGAGCACAAGCCCTATGAGCTCGAGTTCGCGATCGAGCCGCCGGGCCAACCGGTACGGGTCGTGCACGGCCGGGGCAGGGTGCAGGTCGATGAGAACGGCACGCCGGTCCGGATGAGCGGCACCGCCCATGACATCACCGAAGCCCGGCGCTCGGCGCACGAGCTGGCGACCGCCCGGGACCTCTACCGCGGGGTGCTGGCCGCCGCCAGCGGCATGTCGATCATCGGCACCGATCCGCTGGGCCAGATCACGGTGTTCAACACAGGCGCGCAGAAGATGCTCGGTTACACCGAGGAGCAGATGCTGGGCAACAGCCCGATCGTGCTGCACGATCCGGCCGAGGTGGCGCAGCGGGCCGCCGAACTCGGCGTCGAGGCGGACTTCCGGCTGTTCACCCGAGACGCCGGCGCCGAGCATCCCGAGAGCCGTCAGTGGACCTACCTGACCAGCTCGGGACGCCGGCTGCAGGTGCAGCTGACTGTCACCGCGATGACCGCCCCGGACGGCTCGCTCAGCGGTTACATCGGGGTGGCCAGCGACGTCACCAGCCAACGGCAGGCCGAGTTGGCGCTGCGCGAGAGCGAGCAGCGCTTCAGGCTGGCCTTCGACGCGGCGTCGGTGGGGATGTGCATGGTGTCGCTGGACCCGGCGACAGCCGGCCAGCTGCTGCGCGCCAACCAGGCGATGTGCGACTTCACCGGCTTCCCCGAGGCGCGGCTGCTGACGCTGGACGTGGTGAGCCTGTCCGTCCCGCAGGACGCGGCCGCGACCAGTGCCGCGTTGCAGGCCATGGTCGGGGGTGGGGTCACCCAGTTACAGCGTGAGACGCTCTACCGCCATGCCGACGGCAGCGACGTGTGGGGGCTGCTCTCGACCTCGACCGTGACCCCTGCCGATGGCAGCGCGCCTTACGCCATCTCCCTGGTCGAGGACATCACCGCACGCAAGCGCGCCGAGGCAGCGCTCACCTATCAGGCGCTGCACGACGGGCTGACCGGCCTGGCCAACCGGAGCCTGCTGCTGGACAGGCTGGAGCACGCCCTGGCTGCCCAGGGCCGTTCGAGCCGAGAGGTCGGGGTGGCCTATCTCGACCTGGACGGTTTCAAGCAGGTCAATGACGGCGCCGGGCACGCCGCCGGCGACGAGCTGCTCATCCAGGTCGCCGACCGGCTGCGGAGCTCGGTGCGTCCTGGCGACACCGTCGGCCGGCTCGGTGGCGACGAGTTCGCGATCCTCTGCACCGACCTCGGCGACGGCAAGGACCTCAGCGCCGTCGCCGACCGGGTGCTCAAGGCCCTTCGTGAGCCGTTCCTGCTGCCTTCGGGCACCTTCACCATCAGCGCCAGCATCGGCCTGGCCCTGGCCAACGCGCAGGCCACCGGCGAGCAGTTGCTGGCCACCGCCGACACGGCCATGTACACGGCCAAACGGGCCGGCCGGGATCGGATCACGGTGACCGACCCGCAGCAACAGGCCCGGGTCGTGCGCAGCAACAGGCTGCGTCCGCAACTGGAAACGGCGTTGAGCGCCGACGAGTTGGTGATGTACGGCCAACCAGTGCTGGACCTGCGATCGGGCGAGGTGGTCGCGGTGGAGACCCTGCTGCGCTGGAACCACCCTCGTCGGGGATTGCTCGGTCCGGGGGAGTTCCTCGACGTCGCCGAGGCCAGCGCGCTGATGATCCCGATCGGTCGGCGCGCGTTGCGTGAGTCCTGTCGGATGGCTGCCAGCTGGGCAGACCAACTCGGCGTCCGGGCGCCCGACGTGCACGTCAACATCTCAGGACGCCAGCTGGAGACGGGCGACTTCACCCAGGACGTGCTGGCAGCTCTGAGAGACTACGACGTGCCGGCCGACCGGCTGGTGCTGGAGTTGACCGAGACGCACATGCCCCTGATCGCCGACTCGCTGCGCGAGGACCTGAGCGGGTTGCGCGAACTCGGCATCCGAATCGCCATCGACGACCTGGGAACCGGTTACAGCAGTCTCACCCGGATCACCGAGCTGCCGGTGGACATGCTCAAAATCGACCTCCGGTTCATCGCGGGTCTGGGCACCGACTCCAGTTGCACCGCGGTGGTGGCTGCCATCCTGGAGATCGGCAAGACCCTGGGGTTGGCGGTGGTCGCCGAAGGCGTCGAAACCGCCGCCCAAGCCCGATTGCTGACCCAGTACGGCTGCCAGACGGTGCAGGGCTACCTCTACAGCCGGCCGCGACCGGAAGCGGATCTGTCCTTCCACCTCGCCAGCGTCGCGGCCAGCCATCCGCCTCGCGCCGGGCTGGCTCTGCGAGCGCTGGCCTGA
- a CDS encoding DUF1360 domain-containing protein produces the protein MTNASVIKHWAQREAATYRQGEDRPLSGYLAAMGVYAGAVTGLTLLGRRLGFTAPKQITPWDVTLFGIATHRVTRTISKDAVVSPVRAPFTTYGGLQGPAELHEEARTDSHLRHAVGELLTCPFCLAQWVATMFGAGLVFAPRAARLVASTFAVVAVSDFLQFGYSAAQSKE, from the coding sequence ATGACCAACGCCAGCGTTATCAAGCATTGGGCCCAGCGCGAGGCCGCGACCTATCGACAAGGCGAGGACCGCCCGCTCAGCGGCTACCTCGCCGCCATGGGCGTCTACGCGGGCGCGGTGACCGGCCTGACGCTGCTGGGACGCCGGCTTGGCTTCACCGCGCCGAAGCAGATCACGCCATGGGACGTCACGCTGTTCGGGATCGCCACCCATCGGGTGACCCGGACCATCTCCAAGGACGCGGTCGTCAGCCCGGTCCGGGCGCCGTTCACCACGTACGGCGGCCTGCAGGGCCCGGCCGAGCTGCACGAGGAGGCTCGCACCGACTCGCATCTGCGCCATGCGGTCGGTGAGTTGCTGACCTGTCCGTTCTGCCTGGCCCAGTGGGTCGCCACCATGTTCGGCGCCGGCCTGGTCTTCGCGCCCCGGGCAGCCCGGCTGGTGGCTTCCACCTTCGCCGTCGTCGCAGTCTCGGACTTTCTGCAGTTCGGTTACAGCGCCGCGCAGAGCAAGGAGTGA
- a CDS encoding SDR family oxidoreductase: MAFNPRTAIVTASDSGIGKATAVALARAGMDVGITWHTDAEGAEQTAEEVRSLGRRAVVAQLDTTELPGCGDVIDSLADELGGLDVFVNNAGTGDNAPLLEMEYQQWRHTVATDLDGAFVCLQRAARRMVSAGQGGRLIAVTSVHEHQPRVGSSAYDAAKHGLGGLMKTIALELGSYGITANSVAPGEIATPMTGQEDQDPHSQHRPGVPLGRPGDAREIAAVIAFLASADAGYVTGASWVVDGGMLQMGPQAGSHLTSDDWRNG; encoded by the coding sequence ATGGCATTCAACCCGCGGACGGCGATCGTCACCGCCTCTGACTCCGGCATCGGCAAGGCGACCGCGGTGGCGCTGGCCCGGGCCGGCATGGACGTCGGCATCACCTGGCATACCGACGCCGAGGGCGCGGAGCAGACCGCCGAGGAGGTGCGCTCGCTGGGGCGGCGCGCGGTGGTGGCCCAGCTCGACACCACCGAGCTGCCCGGTTGCGGGGACGTGATCGACAGCCTGGCCGACGAGCTGGGCGGGCTGGACGTCTTCGTCAACAACGCCGGCACCGGAGACAACGCCCCGCTGCTGGAGATGGAGTACCAGCAGTGGCGTCACACCGTGGCCACCGACCTTGACGGGGCTTTCGTCTGCCTGCAGCGGGCAGCCCGCCGGATGGTCAGCGCGGGTCAGGGCGGCCGGCTGATCGCGGTGACCAGCGTGCACGAGCACCAGCCCAGGGTCGGCTCCAGCGCCTACGACGCGGCCAAGCATGGCCTCGGCGGTCTGATGAAGACGATCGCCCTGGAGCTGGGCTCCTACGGCATCACCGCCAACTCGGTGGCTCCGGGTGAGATCGCCACCCCGATGACCGGGCAGGAAGACCAGGACCCGCACTCACAGCACCGTCCCGGGGTGCCGCTGGGGCGTCCGGGCGACGCCCGCGAGATAGCCGCGGTCATCGCTTTCCTGGCCTCGGCCGATGCCGGCTACGTGACCGGGGCGTCCTGGGTGGTCGACGGCGGGATGCTGCAGATGGGCCCGCAGGCCGGGTCACACCTCACCAGCGATGACTGGCGCAACGGCTGA
- a CDS encoding hemerythrin domain-containing protein: MDEQRDVIEILSHDHREVEQMFAELDSLRDAVDAQSGARRKDVAEQVVIELVRHAVAEEAVVYPKVKEKVSEAEAEHAKQEHAEAEATMKRLEKLSPQDPGFEAELQTLMTEIREHVAEEENQMFPHMRSIFSQQELVKMGQQVEAVKKIAPTRPHPSAPDQPPANLMIGPVAGLFDRLRDAVSHRGTD, encoded by the coding sequence GTGGACGAGCAACGCGATGTGATCGAGATCCTGAGCCATGACCATCGAGAGGTCGAGCAGATGTTCGCCGAGCTCGACAGCCTGCGCGACGCCGTGGACGCGCAGTCCGGCGCCAGGCGCAAGGACGTCGCCGAGCAGGTGGTCATCGAGCTGGTGAGGCACGCGGTGGCCGAGGAGGCCGTGGTCTATCCCAAGGTCAAGGAGAAGGTCAGCGAGGCCGAGGCCGAACACGCCAAGCAGGAGCACGCCGAGGCCGAGGCGACCATGAAGCGGCTGGAGAAGCTCAGCCCGCAGGATCCGGGCTTCGAGGCTGAGCTGCAGACCCTGATGACCGAGATCCGCGAGCATGTGGCCGAGGAGGAGAACCAGATGTTCCCGCACATGCGCTCGATCTTCAGCCAGCAGGAGCTGGTGAAGATGGGTCAGCAGGTCGAGGCGGTGAAGAAGATCGCCCCGACCAGGCCGCATCCCAGCGCGCCCGATCAACCCCCGGCAAACCTGATGATCGGCCCGGTCGCCGGCTTGTTCGACCGGTTACGCGACGCCGTCAGCCACCGCGGAACCGACTAG
- a CDS encoding NAD(P)/FAD-dependent oxidoreductase yields the protein MIDVLIAGGGPVGLATALYAHRAGLNVVVLEPRASPIDKACGEGLMPAALQALAELGLDPPGRPLRGVRYIDDSHSAQALFPGAAGRGVRRTALQSCLREAVQRRGITVREASLTELRQDEWCVRAAGLTARYLVGADGLHSTVRRLAALDLPARSPARWGLRRHYRIEPWSDLVEVHWSASAEAYLTPVAHDQIGVAILSGDRAPFDDQLAQFPELERRLSAVTGSRVLGAGPLRQRTRSRVAGRILLVGDAAGYVDALTGEGITVGLSAARLVAGCLAADRPADYERLWSRSSRRYRALTSGLLWAARRPVLRRGVVATAAVVPKAFELVVGQLAR from the coding sequence GTGATCGACGTCCTGATCGCCGGCGGCGGCCCGGTCGGCCTGGCCACCGCGCTCTACGCCCACCGCGCCGGTCTGAATGTCGTGGTGCTGGAGCCGCGCGCGTCGCCGATCGACAAGGCCTGCGGCGAGGGCTTGATGCCCGCGGCGCTACAGGCGCTGGCCGAGTTGGGGCTCGATCCGCCCGGCCGACCGTTGCGCGGGGTGCGCTACATCGACGACTCGCACTCGGCGCAGGCGTTGTTTCCAGGCGCCGCCGGTCGCGGCGTTCGCCGGACCGCCCTGCAGTCCTGCCTGCGCGAGGCGGTCCAGAGGCGGGGGATCACGGTGCGAGAGGCGTCGCTGACCGAGCTGCGCCAGGACGAGTGGTGCGTGCGCGCCGCTGGGCTGACGGCCCGGTACCTGGTCGGCGCCGACGGCCTGCACTCGACAGTGCGCAGGCTGGCGGCGCTGGACCTCCCGGCCAGGTCGCCAGCTCGCTGGGGTTTGCGCAGGCACTACCGGATCGAGCCGTGGTCGGATCTGGTCGAGGTGCACTGGTCGGCGTCGGCGGAGGCCTACCTGACTCCTGTCGCACACGATCAAATCGGAGTCGCCATACTCAGTGGCGATCGGGCGCCGTTCGACGACCAGCTGGCCCAGTTCCCCGAACTGGAGCGACGGCTCTCAGCGGTGACCGGATCCAGGGTGCTGGGCGCCGGTCCGCTGCGGCAGCGAACCCGGTCCCGGGTGGCCGGCCGGATCCTGCTGGTGGGCGACGCCGCCGGCTACGTCGACGCGCTGACCGGTGAGGGGATCACGGTAGGCCTGTCGGCGGCCCGGCTGGTGGCCGGCTGTCTGGCAGCCGACCGGCCGGCCGACTACGAACGGCTGTGGTCACGCAGCTCCCGCCGCTACCGGGCACTCACCAGCGGCCTGCTCTGGGCAGCCCGCCGGCCGGTGCTGCGCCGCGGCGTCGTCGCGACTGCCGCCGTCGTGCCGAAGGCCTTCGAGCTGGTGGTCGGCCAGCTCGCCCGCTGA
- a CDS encoding isoprenylcysteine carboxyl methyltransferase family protein yields the protein MVSSETAYTALILLVAIERLAELVVSNRNLRWSRQHGGIETGAGHYPTMVLLHSALLLGCLAEVWLLDRPFTPLLGWPMLALVLAAQALRWWCISTLGQQWNTRIVVIPGAGRVDSGPYRHLRHPNYVAVVLEGIALPLTHTAWLTAVVFSALNAALLSVRIRSEAAALTMLGRT from the coding sequence ATGGTGAGCTCGGAGACCGCCTACACCGCGCTGATCCTGCTGGTGGCGATCGAGCGGCTGGCCGAACTGGTGGTCTCCAACCGCAACCTGCGCTGGAGCCGGCAGCACGGCGGCATCGAGACCGGCGCCGGGCACTATCCGACCATGGTGCTGCTGCACAGCGCGCTGCTGCTGGGCTGCCTCGCCGAGGTGTGGCTGCTGGACCGGCCGTTCACGCCGCTGCTGGGTTGGCCGATGCTGGCCCTGGTCCTCGCCGCCCAGGCTCTTCGCTGGTGGTGCATCAGCACCCTGGGACAGCAGTGGAACACCCGGATCGTCGTGATCCCCGGCGCCGGCCGGGTCGATTCAGGGCCGTACCGCCACTTGCGGCACCCCAACTACGTCGCTGTGGTGCTTGAGGGAATCGCGCTGCCGCTGACGCACACCGCCTGGCTCACGGCGGTGGTCTTCTCCGCGCTGAACGCCGCGCTGCTCAGCGTCCGCATCCGCAGCGAGGCCGCCGCGCTGACGATGCTCGGCCGGACGTGA
- a CDS encoding 3-oxoacyl-[acyl-carrier-protein] synthase III C-terminal domain-containing protein, whose amino-acid sequence MTTIAGVRGVLPEHRYSQQDITEAIADWCLTSDRERALLRRLHQNAQVRTRHTAVPLERYRELVDFGASNDVFIEQGTALGARAVSEALAAAGLDAADVDLILFTTVTGVLAPSLDALIAPIVGLRPDVKRIPVFGLGCVAGAAGIARVHDYLKSHPDEVAVLLSVELCSLTLQPQDRSAANMVATGLFGDGAAAVVLVGAQRAEQLGIAESMPTVLDSRSHLYPHTERVMGWDVGSDGLKIVLDAEIPTLVEKYLAGDLSLLLDAHQLHSSEVAGWVCHPGGPRVIEAIQRTLGLDQGELELTWRSLAAIGNLSSSSVLHVLADTVASRSFEPGSPGVLMAMGPGFCSELVLLRW is encoded by the coding sequence ATGACCACCATCGCCGGCGTCCGGGGCGTGCTACCCGAGCACCGCTACAGCCAGCAGGACATCACCGAGGCGATTGCCGACTGGTGCCTGACCTCAGACCGCGAGCGGGCGCTGCTACGCCGGTTGCACCAGAACGCTCAAGTGCGGACACGGCACACCGCGGTGCCGTTGGAGCGCTACCGGGAGCTGGTGGACTTCGGCGCGTCCAACGACGTCTTCATCGAGCAGGGCACCGCGCTGGGCGCCCGAGCGGTGAGCGAGGCGCTGGCTGCCGCCGGCCTGGACGCCGCCGACGTCGACCTGATCCTGTTCACCACCGTCACCGGAGTGCTCGCCCCGTCGCTGGACGCGCTGATCGCGCCGATCGTGGGACTGCGCCCGGACGTCAAGAGGATCCCGGTCTTCGGACTGGGATGTGTCGCCGGCGCGGCCGGCATAGCGCGGGTGCACGACTACCTGAAATCCCATCCCGACGAGGTGGCCGTCCTGCTGTCGGTGGAGTTGTGCTCGCTCACCTTGCAACCGCAGGACCGCTCGGCTGCCAACATGGTGGCCACCGGGCTGTTCGGCGACGGCGCCGCGGCGGTGGTGCTGGTCGGCGCCCAGCGGGCCGAGCAGCTGGGCATCGCCGAGTCGATGCCCACGGTGCTGGACTCGCGCTCGCATCTGTATCCCCACACCGAGCGCGTCATGGGCTGGGACGTCGGCTCCGACGGCCTCAAGATCGTGCTGGACGCCGAGATCCCGACGCTGGTGGAGAAGTACCTGGCCGGTGACCTGTCGCTATTGCTGGACGCCCACCAGCTGCACAGCAGCGAGGTGGCGGGCTGGGTCTGCCATCCGGGTGGCCCCAGAGTGATCGAAGCGATCCAGCGGACCCTGGGCCTGGATCAGGGTGAGCTGGAGTTGACCTGGCGCTCGCTGGCCGCGATCGGCAACCTGTCCTCCTCCTCGGTGCTGCACGTGCTCGCCGACACCGTCGCCAGCCGTAGCTTCGAGCCGGGCAGCCCCGGCGTGCTGATGGCGATGGGCCCAGGTTTCTGCTCGGAGCTGGTGCTGCTTCGATGGTGA